The Caproicibacterium amylolyticum genome includes the window CGTCAATATCGTCCGGCGCCTGTGCGGCGGTGCGGCCAAACCAGCACTCCGCGTAGCGGTCCCAGCCCTCACAGAGAACTGTCTGCACCTGCCCTGCCATCTGCTCGCCGGCGGTCTGCGTGCGGTCCATCTGGCCTTCCATAATCAGTTCCATACGGTGCTGTTTAACGTCTTCGTCAATCTGATTGGGCATTTCCGCGGCGGCAGTGCCCTCCTCCTGTGAGTAGGCAAAGCAGCCCAACCGGTCAAATTTCATTTCCTTTACAAATTCGCACAGCTCGGTAAAATCTTCCTCGGTTTCACCGGGGAAGCCGGTAATCAGTGTGGTGCGCAGGGTAACGCCCGGCACCTTTTCGCGGATATGCGAAAGCAACTGTGTCAATTCTTCACGGCTGCCCCAGCGACGCATGGCCTTGAGTATTTTTTTGCTGCAGTGCTGCAAAGGCAGGTCGATATACGGCAGCACTTTTGGCTCTGCTGCCATAACATCCAGCAGTTCGTCTGTGATGTAATCGGGATAGCAGTACAGCATCCGAATCCACACAAGGCCGTCAATTTTGCTCAGACGGCGCAGCAGTTCGGGCAGCACCAGCTTGTGGTCATAAAGGTCCCAGCCGTATTTGGTGGTGTCCTGCGCAATCAAAATGAGTTCCTTTGCGCCGTTTATCACCAGGGAACGCGCTTCCGCTTCAATATCCTCCATGGTACGGCTGCGGTAGCCTCCGCGGATAAGCGGAATCGCGCAGTAGCTGCAGCGGTTGTCGCAGCCCTCCGCAATTTTCAAATAGGCAAAGTAGCTGGGTGTCAGCAGTTTGCGTTCGCCGCAAAGCGGCAGTTTCTCCTTTTCCGGAAAAGCTTCCGGTTTAGCACCCGCCAGCGCTGCGTGACAAATGTAATTGATATCCGCATCCGCACCAATGCCGCACACTGCGTCACACTCCGGCAGCTGCTGCATAATTTCGCTGCGGTAGCGCTCCGCCAAACAGCCTGTTACAACGATTGCCTTAATCTGCCCCTCTTTTTTCAGACGGGCAAGTTCAAGAATCTCATCAATGCTTTCCTGTTTGGCACTCTGGATAAAGCCGCAGGTATTTACGATTGCAACATCTGCAAGTGCGGCATCGTCCTTAACTTCCCAGCCGGCCTTTTCCAGCGTTGCCAGCATCATTTCTCCGTCCACCTGGTTTTTGGCGCATCCCAGACTTACGATTCCAACTGATTCAGCCATCCCATTCATCCTCATTTGT containing:
- the rimO gene encoding 30S ribosomal protein S12 methylthiotransferase RimO; this encodes MAESVGIVSLGCAKNQVDGEMMLATLEKAGWEVKDDAALADVAIVNTCGFIQSAKQESIDEILELARLKKEGQIKAIVVTGCLAERYRSEIMQQLPECDAVCGIGADADINYICHAALAGAKPEAFPEKEKLPLCGERKLLTPSYFAYLKIAEGCDNRCSYCAIPLIRGGYRSRTMEDIEAEARSLVINGAKELILIAQDTTKYGWDLYDHKLVLPELLRRLSKIDGLVWIRMLYCYPDYITDELLDVMAAEPKVLPYIDLPLQHCSKKILKAMRRWGSREELTQLLSHIREKVPGVTLRTTLITGFPGETEEDFTELCEFVKEMKFDRLGCFAYSQEEGTAAAEMPNQIDEDVKQHRMELIMEGQMDRTQTAGEQMAGQVQTVLCEGWDRYAECWFGRTAAQAPDDIDGKVYFTVPSGVKKPVMGSFVQVEITDCMDGDLVGELRPPKEA